A DNA window from Setaria viridis chromosome 2, Setaria_viridis_v4.0, whole genome shotgun sequence contains the following coding sequences:
- the LOC117846121 gene encoding eukaryotic translation initiation factor 2 subunit alpha homolog, with product MPNLDCRMYEARLPEVDEAVMIQVRRIVDTGVYVALLEYNNIEGLIPQTELSRRRIRSIASLVRIGRQETAIVLRVDHDKGYVDLSKRRVSDQEARTCEDRYNKAKLVHSIMRHVADTVDLDLETIYERVAWPLYRKYGHAFDAFKLIAADPDVILDPLTYHEEETGPDGEQVTKVVPAVTPEVKEALVKDIRRRMISQELKIRADVEMKCFQFDGVLHIKKAMRRAEAAGTEDCPVKMKLVAAPLYVLTTQTLDKEQGILVLTDAIKACSEAIEGHGGRLVVKEAPRTVSEREDNLFLDSIAKLNIAGDGDQSSEEEEDTGMGAQ from the exons ATGCCGAACCTCGATTGCCGGATGTACGAGGCGCGCCTCCCGGAGGTGGACGAGGCGGTGATGATCCAGGTGCGGCGCATCGTCGACACGGGCGTCTACGTCGCCCTCCTCGAGTACAACAACATCGAGGGCCTCATCCCCCAGACCgagctctcccgccgccgcatccgctcCATCGCCTCCCTCGTCAGGATCGGCCGACAGGAGACCGCCATCGTCCTCCGCGTTGACCACGACAAGGGCTACGTCGACCTCTCCAAGCGCCGCGTCTCCGACCAGGAGGCGCGCACCTGCGAGGACCGCTACAACAAGGCCAAGCTCGTGCACTCCATCATGCGCCACGTCGCCGACACCGTCGACCTCGACCTCGAGACCATCTACGAACGCGTCGCCTGGCCGCTCTACCGCAAGTACGGGCACGCCTTCGACGCCTTCAAGCTCATCGCCGCGGACCCCGACGTCATCCTCGACCCACTCACCTACCACGAGGAGGAGACTGGCCCCGATGGCGAGCAG GTGACTAAGGTCGTGCCAGCTGTCACCCCTGAGGTTAAGGAAGCCCTGGTCAAGGACATTAGGAGGAGAATGATTTCACAAGAACTCAAGATTCGCGCGGACGTTGAGATGAAATGCTTTCAGtttgatggtgtgctccacatTAAG AAAGCCATGAGAAGAGCTGAAGCTGCTGGAACTGAGGATTGCCCTGTGAAGATGAAGCTGGTCGCTGCTCCACTATATGTTCTTACAACGCAAACCCTTGACAAG GAACAAGGCATCTTGGTTCTTACCGATGCAATCAAAGCTTGCTCTGAGGCGATTGAAGGTCACGGTGGGAGATTGGTGGTGAAGGAAGCACCTAGAACG GTGAGCGAGAGAGAAGACAACCTGTTCCTGGATAGCATTGCGAAGCTGAATATAGCCGGTGATGGTGACCAGAGTAGCGAAGAGGAGGAAGACACAGGCATGGGCGCCCAGTGA
- the LOC117843525 gene encoding ubiquitin-activating enzyme E1 3 isoform X1, protein MRCLRLLRRGFLSMLPSKRSAGADGGQPKRSKVGESPPAATASNGSRNGAPPEIDEDLHSRQLAVYGRETMRRLFASDVLVSGLNGLGAEIAKNLALAGVRSVTIHDAKNVDMWDLSANFFLSEQDIGKNRAVACVSKLQELNNAVLVSALTEELTKEHLSKFQAVVFTDISLDKAYEFDDYCHSHQPPISFIKAEVCGLFGSAFCDFGPEFTVHDVDGEDPHTSIIASISNDSPAMVSCVDDERLEFQDGDLVVFSEVQGMVELNDGKPRKVKNARPFSFCIEDDTSTYGVYTKGGIVTQVKEPKVLRFKALRDAMRDPGDFLLSDFSKFERSPVLHLAFQALDNFKKAHGRYPTAGCEQDAQSFLKFAADINEASVDSKLEKIDEKLLRHFASGSRAVLNPMAAMFGGIVGQEVVKACSGKFHPLFQFFYFDSVESLPKYQLDPQDLKPSNSRYDAQISVFGSKLQKKLQDANIFVVGSGALGCEFLKNLALMGVSCSSKGKLTITDDDAIEKSNLSRQFLFRDWNIGQAKSIVAAAAASTINPSLQIDALQNRACPDTENVFHDTFWDGLNVVINALDNVNARMYMDMRCLYFQKPLLESGTLGAKCNTQMVIPHLTENYGASRDPPEKQAPMCTVHSFPHNIDHCLTWARSEFEGLLEKTPNEVNSFLSNPAQYAAAMRKAGDAQARELLERVSECLGKERCITFEDCITWARLRFEDYFSNRVKQLTFTFPEDASTSTGTPFWSAPKRFPRPLQFSATDSSQIHFIMSASILRAESFGIAIPDWAKNTSNLAEAVNKVAVPEFRPKKGVNIVTDEKATNLSSTSVDDVAVIDELLSKLEECAKNLPPGFQMKPIQFEKDDDTNFHMDLISGFANMRARNYSIPEVDKLKAKFIAGRIIPAIATSTAMATGLVCLELYKVIAGEHPIEDYRNTFANLALPLFSMAEPVPAKAMKHQDLSWTVWDRWSIKGDLTVAELVQWFSNKGLSAYSMSCGTSLLYNSMFARHKERLQKKVVDVAREVAKVEVPEYRRHIDLVVACEDDDGNDIDIPLVSVYFR, encoded by the exons ATGAGGTGCTTACGGTTGCTGCGCAGGGGCTTCCTCTCCATGCTCCCATCCAAGAGGTCCGCGGGCGCCGACGGCGGCCAGCCCAAGAGGTCCAAGGTTGGGGaatcgccgcccgccgccaccgccagtaaTGGCAGTCGGAATGGGGCGCCGCCGGAGATCGACGAGGACCTGCACAGCAGGCAGCTCGCCGTCTACGGCAGGGAGACAATGCGCCGCCTCTTCGCCTCCGACGTCCTCGTCTCTGGACTCAATGGCCTGGGTGCTGAGATTG CAAAGAATCTAGCTCTTGCTGGAGTTAGATCTGTCACTATACATGATGCCAAGAATGTGGACATGTGGGACCTGTCTGCCAATTTCTTTTTGTCAGAGCAAGATATTGGAAAGAACAGGGCAGTTGCTTGTGTATCCAAGTTGCAAGAGCTGAACAATGCTGTCCTGGTCTCTGCTCTAACAGAGGAATTGACAAAAGAGCACTTGTCTAAGTTCCAG GCTGTTGTTTTCACTGATATAAGTCTAGACAAGGCTTATGAATTTGACGACTACTGTCACAGCCACCAGCCTCCAATCTCCTTCATCAAAGCTGAAGTTTGTGGCCTTTTCGGTAGCGCCTTTTGTGATTTTGGACCCGAGTTTACCGTACATGATGTCGATGGTGAAGATCCACATACCAGTATAATTGCATCTATCAGCAATGACAGTCCTGCAATGGTGTCCTGTGTTGATGATGAGCGGCTTGAGTTTCAGGACGGTGATCTCGTTGTTTTCTCTGAGGTCCAGGGCATGGTAGAATTGAATGATGGGAAACCAAGAAAGGTAAAAAATGCTAGGCCATTTTCATTCTGCATCGAGGATGATACAAGTACCTATGGTGTTTATACAAAAGGTGGAATTGTTACACAAGTGAAGGAACCAAAGGTTCTACGTTTCAAGGCACTAAGAGATGCTATGAGAGATCCTGGCGATTTCCTTCTGAGTGACTTTTCAAAATTTGAACGGTCCCCTGTGCTTCACCTAGCATTTCAAGCACTGGATAATTTTAAGAAAGCGCATGGGCGATATCCTACTGCTGGTTGTGAGCAGGATGCTCAAAGCTTTCTGAAGTTTGCTGCTGATATTAATGAAGCATCAGTTGATTCTAAGCTGGAAAAAATTGATGAGAAGTTGCTCCGGCATTTTGCAAGTGGTTCTCGAGCTGTTTTGAACCCAATGGCTGCTATGTTTGGCGGTATTGTTGGTCAGGAAGTTGTGAAGGCATGTTCAGGGAAATTCCATCCGCTTTTCCAG TTCTTCTACTTTGATTCTGTCGAATCTCTCCCTAAGTACCAGTTGGATCCCCAAGACCTGAAGCCATCAAACAGCCGCTATGATGCTCAGATCTCTGTATTTGGTTCCAAGCTTCAGAAGAAGCTGCAAGATGCAAATATTTTCGTTGTGGGTTCTGGTGCCCTTGGATGTGAATTCTTGAAGAACCTTGCCTTAATGGGTGTCTCTTGCAGCTCCAAGGGAAAGCTAACTATAACAGATGATGATGCCATCGAGAAAAGCAATTTGAGCCGCCAATTTCTATTCCGTGACTGGAACATTGGACAGGCAAAGTCTATTGTAGCAGCAGCTGCCGCCAGCACTATCAACCCCAGCCTCCAAATTGACGCTCTTCAGAACCGTGCTTGTCCAGATACCGAAAATGTGTTCCATGACACATTCTGGGATGGACTGAATGTGGTCATCAATGCACTTGATAATGTTAACGCTAGGATGTATATGGACATGAGGTGCCTGTACTTCCAGAAGCCACTACTGGAGTCAGGGACATTGGGTGCAAAATGCAATACTCAAATGGTCATTCCTCACCTTACTGAAAATTATGGAGCTTCAAGAGACCCACCTGAGAAGCAGGCACCCATGTGCACAGTTCATTCGTTTCCACACAATATTGATCATTGCTTGACATGGGCTCGTTCAGAGTTTGAGGGTTTGCTAGAGAAAACACCAAATGAAGTGAATTCTTTTCTGTCTAATCCTGCTCAATATGCTGCTGCCATGAGGAAGGCAGGTGATGCCCAGGCAAGAGAATTACTTGAGCGTGTCTCTGAATGTCTTGGCAAGGAGAGATGCATTACATTTGAGGACTGCATAACTTGGGCCCGACTTAG GTTTGAAGATTATTTCTCAAACCGTGTGAAGCAGCTCACATTCACTTTTCCTGAAGATGCTTCTACTAGCACGGGCACTCCTTTCTGGTCTGCCCCAAAGCGCTTTCCTCGGCCTCTGCAATTTTCAGCCACTGATTCATCTCAAATTCACTTCATCATGTCTGCTTCAATACTGAGAGCAGAGTCATTTGGAATTGCTATACCTGACTGGGCAAAGAACACAAGTAATCTGGCTGAGGCGGTCAATAAGGTTGCAGTTCCTGAATTTAGGCCAAAGAAAGGGGTTAATATTGTGACAGATGAGAAGGCAACTAACCTTTCTAGCACCTCGGTTGATGATGTTGCTGTTATTGATGAGCTTCTTTCCAAGTTAGAAGAATGTGCAAAGAATCTGCCTCCAGGATTCCAAATGAAACCTATCCAATTTGAGAAG GACGATGACACTAATTTTCACATGGATTTAATATCCGGGTTTGCGAACATGCGTGCTAGGAACTATAGCATTCCCGAGGTTGACAAGTTGAAGGCCAAGTTCATTGCTGGAAGAATCATCCCTGCTATTGCAACTTCGACAGCCATGGCCACAGGTCTTGTGTGCCTCGAGCTATACAAGGTTATTGCTGGGGAGCACCCTATTGAGGACTACCGCAACACATTCGCCAACCTAGCGCTGCCTCTGTTCTCGATGGCCGAGCCTGTTCCAGCCAAGGCGATGAAGCACCAAGACCTTAGCTGGACTGTATGGGATCGATGGTCGATCAAGGGTGACCTGACTGTTGCGGAGCTGGTGCAGTGGTTCAGCAACAAGGGCCTCAGCGCTTACAGCATGTCCTGCGGCACGTCTCTGCTGTACAACAGCATGTTTGCGAGGCACAAGGAAAGACTGCAGAAGAAGGTTGTTGATGTGGCGAGGGAAGTCGCTAAGGTGGAGGTCCCCGAGTACAGGAGGCACATAGATTTAGTGGTGGCCTGTGAGGATGATGATGGGAACGACATTGATATCCCTCTCGTGTCCGTCTATTTCCGGTAG
- the LOC117843525 gene encoding ubiquitin-activating enzyme E1 3 isoform X2, translating into MLPSKRSAGADGGQPKRSKVGESPPAATASNGSRNGAPPEIDEDLHSRQLAVYGRETMRRLFASDVLVSGLNGLGAEIAKNLALAGVRSVTIHDAKNVDMWDLSANFFLSEQDIGKNRAVACVSKLQELNNAVLVSALTEELTKEHLSKFQAVVFTDISLDKAYEFDDYCHSHQPPISFIKAEVCGLFGSAFCDFGPEFTVHDVDGEDPHTSIIASISNDSPAMVSCVDDERLEFQDGDLVVFSEVQGMVELNDGKPRKVKNARPFSFCIEDDTSTYGVYTKGGIVTQVKEPKVLRFKALRDAMRDPGDFLLSDFSKFERSPVLHLAFQALDNFKKAHGRYPTAGCEQDAQSFLKFAADINEASVDSKLEKIDEKLLRHFASGSRAVLNPMAAMFGGIVGQEVVKACSGKFHPLFQFFYFDSVESLPKYQLDPQDLKPSNSRYDAQISVFGSKLQKKLQDANIFVVGSGALGCEFLKNLALMGVSCSSKGKLTITDDDAIEKSNLSRQFLFRDWNIGQAKSIVAAAAASTINPSLQIDALQNRACPDTENVFHDTFWDGLNVVINALDNVNARMYMDMRCLYFQKPLLESGTLGAKCNTQMVIPHLTENYGASRDPPEKQAPMCTVHSFPHNIDHCLTWARSEFEGLLEKTPNEVNSFLSNPAQYAAAMRKAGDAQARELLERVSECLGKERCITFEDCITWARLRFEDYFSNRVKQLTFTFPEDASTSTGTPFWSAPKRFPRPLQFSATDSSQIHFIMSASILRAESFGIAIPDWAKNTSNLAEAVNKVAVPEFRPKKGVNIVTDEKATNLSSTSVDDVAVIDELLSKLEECAKNLPPGFQMKPIQFEKDDDTNFHMDLISGFANMRARNYSIPEVDKLKAKFIAGRIIPAIATSTAMATGLVCLELYKVIAGEHPIEDYRNTFANLALPLFSMAEPVPAKAMKHQDLSWTVWDRWSIKGDLTVAELVQWFSNKGLSAYSMSCGTSLLYNSMFARHKERLQKKVVDVAREVAKVEVPEYRRHIDLVVACEDDDGNDIDIPLVSVYFR; encoded by the exons ATGCTCCCATCCAAGAGGTCCGCGGGCGCCGACGGCGGCCAGCCCAAGAGGTCCAAGGTTGGGGaatcgccgcccgccgccaccgccagtaaTGGCAGTCGGAATGGGGCGCCGCCGGAGATCGACGAGGACCTGCACAGCAGGCAGCTCGCCGTCTACGGCAGGGAGACAATGCGCCGCCTCTTCGCCTCCGACGTCCTCGTCTCTGGACTCAATGGCCTGGGTGCTGAGATTG CAAAGAATCTAGCTCTTGCTGGAGTTAGATCTGTCACTATACATGATGCCAAGAATGTGGACATGTGGGACCTGTCTGCCAATTTCTTTTTGTCAGAGCAAGATATTGGAAAGAACAGGGCAGTTGCTTGTGTATCCAAGTTGCAAGAGCTGAACAATGCTGTCCTGGTCTCTGCTCTAACAGAGGAATTGACAAAAGAGCACTTGTCTAAGTTCCAG GCTGTTGTTTTCACTGATATAAGTCTAGACAAGGCTTATGAATTTGACGACTACTGTCACAGCCACCAGCCTCCAATCTCCTTCATCAAAGCTGAAGTTTGTGGCCTTTTCGGTAGCGCCTTTTGTGATTTTGGACCCGAGTTTACCGTACATGATGTCGATGGTGAAGATCCACATACCAGTATAATTGCATCTATCAGCAATGACAGTCCTGCAATGGTGTCCTGTGTTGATGATGAGCGGCTTGAGTTTCAGGACGGTGATCTCGTTGTTTTCTCTGAGGTCCAGGGCATGGTAGAATTGAATGATGGGAAACCAAGAAAGGTAAAAAATGCTAGGCCATTTTCATTCTGCATCGAGGATGATACAAGTACCTATGGTGTTTATACAAAAGGTGGAATTGTTACACAAGTGAAGGAACCAAAGGTTCTACGTTTCAAGGCACTAAGAGATGCTATGAGAGATCCTGGCGATTTCCTTCTGAGTGACTTTTCAAAATTTGAACGGTCCCCTGTGCTTCACCTAGCATTTCAAGCACTGGATAATTTTAAGAAAGCGCATGGGCGATATCCTACTGCTGGTTGTGAGCAGGATGCTCAAAGCTTTCTGAAGTTTGCTGCTGATATTAATGAAGCATCAGTTGATTCTAAGCTGGAAAAAATTGATGAGAAGTTGCTCCGGCATTTTGCAAGTGGTTCTCGAGCTGTTTTGAACCCAATGGCTGCTATGTTTGGCGGTATTGTTGGTCAGGAAGTTGTGAAGGCATGTTCAGGGAAATTCCATCCGCTTTTCCAG TTCTTCTACTTTGATTCTGTCGAATCTCTCCCTAAGTACCAGTTGGATCCCCAAGACCTGAAGCCATCAAACAGCCGCTATGATGCTCAGATCTCTGTATTTGGTTCCAAGCTTCAGAAGAAGCTGCAAGATGCAAATATTTTCGTTGTGGGTTCTGGTGCCCTTGGATGTGAATTCTTGAAGAACCTTGCCTTAATGGGTGTCTCTTGCAGCTCCAAGGGAAAGCTAACTATAACAGATGATGATGCCATCGAGAAAAGCAATTTGAGCCGCCAATTTCTATTCCGTGACTGGAACATTGGACAGGCAAAGTCTATTGTAGCAGCAGCTGCCGCCAGCACTATCAACCCCAGCCTCCAAATTGACGCTCTTCAGAACCGTGCTTGTCCAGATACCGAAAATGTGTTCCATGACACATTCTGGGATGGACTGAATGTGGTCATCAATGCACTTGATAATGTTAACGCTAGGATGTATATGGACATGAGGTGCCTGTACTTCCAGAAGCCACTACTGGAGTCAGGGACATTGGGTGCAAAATGCAATACTCAAATGGTCATTCCTCACCTTACTGAAAATTATGGAGCTTCAAGAGACCCACCTGAGAAGCAGGCACCCATGTGCACAGTTCATTCGTTTCCACACAATATTGATCATTGCTTGACATGGGCTCGTTCAGAGTTTGAGGGTTTGCTAGAGAAAACACCAAATGAAGTGAATTCTTTTCTGTCTAATCCTGCTCAATATGCTGCTGCCATGAGGAAGGCAGGTGATGCCCAGGCAAGAGAATTACTTGAGCGTGTCTCTGAATGTCTTGGCAAGGAGAGATGCATTACATTTGAGGACTGCATAACTTGGGCCCGACTTAG GTTTGAAGATTATTTCTCAAACCGTGTGAAGCAGCTCACATTCACTTTTCCTGAAGATGCTTCTACTAGCACGGGCACTCCTTTCTGGTCTGCCCCAAAGCGCTTTCCTCGGCCTCTGCAATTTTCAGCCACTGATTCATCTCAAATTCACTTCATCATGTCTGCTTCAATACTGAGAGCAGAGTCATTTGGAATTGCTATACCTGACTGGGCAAAGAACACAAGTAATCTGGCTGAGGCGGTCAATAAGGTTGCAGTTCCTGAATTTAGGCCAAAGAAAGGGGTTAATATTGTGACAGATGAGAAGGCAACTAACCTTTCTAGCACCTCGGTTGATGATGTTGCTGTTATTGATGAGCTTCTTTCCAAGTTAGAAGAATGTGCAAAGAATCTGCCTCCAGGATTCCAAATGAAACCTATCCAATTTGAGAAG GACGATGACACTAATTTTCACATGGATTTAATATCCGGGTTTGCGAACATGCGTGCTAGGAACTATAGCATTCCCGAGGTTGACAAGTTGAAGGCCAAGTTCATTGCTGGAAGAATCATCCCTGCTATTGCAACTTCGACAGCCATGGCCACAGGTCTTGTGTGCCTCGAGCTATACAAGGTTATTGCTGGGGAGCACCCTATTGAGGACTACCGCAACACATTCGCCAACCTAGCGCTGCCTCTGTTCTCGATGGCCGAGCCTGTTCCAGCCAAGGCGATGAAGCACCAAGACCTTAGCTGGACTGTATGGGATCGATGGTCGATCAAGGGTGACCTGACTGTTGCGGAGCTGGTGCAGTGGTTCAGCAACAAGGGCCTCAGCGCTTACAGCATGTCCTGCGGCACGTCTCTGCTGTACAACAGCATGTTTGCGAGGCACAAGGAAAGACTGCAGAAGAAGGTTGTTGATGTGGCGAGGGAAGTCGCTAAGGTGGAGGTCCCCGAGTACAGGAGGCACATAGATTTAGTGGTGGCCTGTGAGGATGATGATGGGAACGACATTGATATCCCTCTCGTGTCCGTCTATTTCCGGTAG